One Tolypothrix bouteillei VB521301 DNA window includes the following coding sequences:
- a CDS encoding ShlB/FhaC/HecB family hemolysin secretion/activation protein codes for MSMGKQPGYVKLNFAVSLVLEALIATSCTCKVSAESVPHDRFNSKSLPLSQLKILTLTSSKTASDNLISQVPNSPDLPNPLTPTPPPPQPVPDPQPLPETPLDTTPPKPPSSETSPELSGTITVKKFEFEGNTAFSDETLSKKTAEYTNRPITFSQLLQVEAVITKLYIDAGYINSGAVIVAGQELSPEGAVVKVQIVEGGVEEIKITGTRRLNPNYVRSRIKLGTSKPLNRDRLLKTLQLLQLNPLIERLSADVSAGSRPEQSVVEIKVVEADSFRTELFVDNGRAPSVGSFRRGIRISEGNVFGIGDGFSATYTNTDGSNALDLSYSVPVNSRNGSINIAGGFTETTVIEPPFDRIDITGDSFYIEAGFRQPIIQTPSQEFALGLSFSRQQSQTEIDGEGFPISAGANNNGQTRISALRFVQEYTQRNRRQVFALRSQFSVGIGLFDATINNDPPDSRFFSWRGQGQYIRLLAPDTILLFRSDLQFASKTLVPLEQIGLGGFQSIRGYRQDELLVDNGFFASAEVRFPILRIQEVNGVLQIVPFVDFGIGWNSSDTPNPDRNTLMSVGLGLQWQMNDTLTARIDYGIPLINSDLRDSDRTLQEKGFYFSVNYSPF; via the coding sequence TAAAAATCTTAACTCTTACAAGTAGCAAGACAGCGTCCGACAATCTTATATCCCAGGTTCCCAATTCTCCCGATCTCCCCAATCCCCTGACTCCGACACCACCACCTCCACAACCTGTCCCCGACCCACAACCCTTACCAGAAACTCCACTTGATACCACTCCACCTAAACCTCCTTCTTCAGAAACCAGTCCCGAGCTTTCCGGAACTATCACAGTTAAAAAATTTGAGTTTGAAGGTAATACAGCCTTTAGTGATGAAACCTTAAGCAAAAAGACAGCAGAATATACTAACCGACCAATCACTTTTTCCCAACTGCTGCAAGTTGAGGCTGTCATAACAAAGCTTTATATCGATGCTGGATATATTAATTCTGGTGCTGTGATCGTTGCAGGACAGGAATTATCTCCCGAAGGAGCAGTCGTTAAAGTTCAGATTGTGGAAGGTGGAGTTGAGGAAATTAAGATTACGGGAACTCGACGGTTAAATCCAAACTACGTTCGCTCTCGTATCAAACTGGGTACCTCTAAACCTTTAAATAGAGACCGCTTGCTCAAAACACTGCAATTACTACAACTGAATCCCTTAATTGAAAGGCTGTCTGCTGATGTGTCTGCGGGTTCGCGTCCCGAACAAAGTGTAGTGGAAATTAAAGTCGTTGAAGCAGACTCTTTTAGAACAGAATTATTTGTCGATAATGGTCGTGCTCCCAGTGTAGGTAGTTTTCGACGGGGTATCCGTATTAGTGAAGGCAATGTTTTTGGTATAGGTGATGGCTTCTCAGCAACCTATACAAATACCGATGGGAGTAACGCTCTTGACCTGAGCTACAGTGTACCAGTCAATTCCCGCAACGGCTCTATTAACATAGCAGGTGGTTTTACTGAGACTACAGTGATTGAACCTCCCTTCGATCGCATCGATATTACAGGCGATTCTTTTTACATAGAAGCTGGGTTCCGCCAACCGATTATCCAAACACCCTCTCAAGAATTTGCCCTGGGCTTATCTTTTTCCCGCCAGCAAAGCCAGACAGAAATTGACGGAGAAGGCTTTCCCATTTCTGCGGGCGCTAACAACAATGGACAAACACGTATATCAGCACTGCGGTTTGTACAAGAATATACACAGCGCAATCGGAGACAGGTCTTTGCATTGCGTTCTCAATTTAGTGTTGGTATAGGATTATTTGATGCAACCATTAATAACGATCCTCCAGATAGTCGGTTTTTCTCGTGGCGGGGACAAGGACAATACATACGGCTTTTAGCACCAGACACCATACTGTTATTTCGCTCCGATCTGCAGTTTGCCTCGAAAACCCTAGTCCCATTAGAGCAAATTGGTTTAGGGGGTTTTCAAAGCATCCGGGGTTACAGACAGGATGAACTGTTGGTTGATAATGGCTTTTTTGCCTCAGCAGAAGTTAGGTTTCCTATTCTACGCATACAAGAGGTTAATGGAGTTTTGCAGATCGTTCCATTTGTTGATTTTGGTATTGGCTGGAACAGTTCAGATACCCCCAACCCAGATCGCAATACCTTGATGAGTGTTGGTTTGGGATTGCAATGGCAGATGAACGACACGTTAACCGCCCGTATCGATTACGGTATTCCTCTCATCAACAGTGATTTGAGGGATAGCGATCGCACTTTACAAGAAAAAGGTTTTTATTTTTCAGTCAATTACAGCCCTTTTTAA
- a CDS encoding filamentous hemagglutinin N-terminal domain-containing protein: protein MKQMQQLFLISLPLTVLGCFASTNIVKAQVSSDGTLSTTVTPNGPDFTIDNGDRVGGNLFHSFKEFSPRAGSVIFNNALDVQNIINRVTGGSVSDINGLMKAQGSANLFLLNPAGIIFGPNARLEIGGSFFASTAESLLFDGFEFSATNPQALPPTLNINIPIGLRFRDKPETITVKGYGHKLEPTMGASANFNSTNLNNIPGQNALALLEVPAGKTLAFVGGNVTLDSGVLQAPGGQIEIGGLKTQGTVEIKDSTLIFPQGVQRADVTVTKRSGINVITNNNQGGGSITINGRNINISNISIVTAGIGQNVQSVNATAGNIKLNAIESISVTDNSKIDNRTYGQGTAGKIILDAGNSIQIDSGSRANSSLTRIGQGKGGSIEMTTGVFSLTNGAKLFADTDGKGKAGDIVINAERVELVGPDSAIFNRVQQNAVGDGGEIRINTNSFEAKNGAGLFADISGKGDGADVIIDAKERVSFDGRVGNNSSGILSVVQSTGVGNGGDIRIKTKFLELTNEATFNNSLTNNSQGKGGNIEITTGVFSLTNKGQLLADTNGIGNAGNVIINADRVELLGDGSAIFDRVEPNATGNGGEIRITTNSLVAKDGGGVFAYVRGTGAGANVIIDAKERVTFDGRVKNNSSGILSVVQSDGVGNGGDIRVKTKLLELTNGGTLNASSEGNGSPGNIYVDASDRILIQSFSKTNTSAIFSLAEGNIENNISNKLQEIQIKARELSLIENAQINASTAGQNLAGNVKIDTESLSVAGGAKILAGVKRDAQGTAGSITITSKTLTVENPDSGIIVSSQGAGKAGDITIQANSLTLNDRGIIAADTRSTEGGNITLNLRDVLRLRQRSAISTSAEGTQSGGNGGNININVPLIVAFPENNDITANAISGRGGNVRIRAKGLFGISPLSRTELERRLNTTDSSKLKPGDLPTSDITAISQQQPKLDGTVQLNTPDIDPNRGLVELPEEVIDPTQQVAQNPCQRGVGSTFVVTGRSGLPQSPTQALSSRNARISLIEPVASTATSATPSHFTSPSPTPTVQQLIPAQGWVLNSKGKVVLTAYDHTSTGSQRSLRTRTGCIAR from the coding sequence ATGAAACAGATGCAGCAGCTTTTTTTAATATCCCTACCCCTAACAGTACTGGGATGTTTTGCTTCTACCAACATTGTTAAAGCACAAGTCAGTTCTGATGGGACTTTATCTACCACCGTTACCCCCAATGGTCCTGACTTCACTATCGATAACGGCGATCGAGTTGGAGGAAACCTGTTTCACAGCTTCAAAGAATTTTCTCCCCGTGCTGGCTCGGTCATCTTCAACAATGCTTTAGACGTGCAAAACATTATCAACCGAGTCACAGGCGGTTCTGTTTCTGACATCAATGGTTTGATGAAAGCCCAAGGTAGTGCTAACCTATTTCTACTGAATCCTGCGGGTATTATCTTTGGACCAAATGCTCGATTGGAGATTGGTGGTTCATTTTTTGCCAGTACTGCGGAAAGCTTGTTGTTTGATGGATTTGAGTTTAGCGCCACCAATCCGCAAGCACTACCACCAACATTAAATATTAATATTCCTATTGGTTTGCGTTTTCGGGATAAACCCGAAACAATTACAGTGAAGGGTTACGGTCATAAATTGGAACCAACAATGGGTGCATCTGCAAATTTCAATAGTACTAATCTGAACAACATCCCAGGACAGAACGCTCTCGCTTTACTTGAAGTCCCAGCCGGAAAGACTTTAGCTTTTGTGGGGGGTAATGTGACTTTAGATAGTGGCGTTTTGCAAGCTCCTGGGGGTCAAATCGAGATAGGAGGTTTGAAAACACAGGGAACGGTAGAGATAAAGGACAGCACTTTAATCTTTCCTCAAGGAGTGCAACGAGCTGATGTAACCGTAACTAAACGCTCGGGAATCAATGTCATTACAAATAACAACCAGGGTGGTGGAAGCATTACGATTAATGGACGAAACATTAACATTTCAAATATCAGCATAGTAACAGCTGGTATCGGCCAAAACGTGCAATCGGTTAACGCTACTGCTGGGAATATTAAACTCAATGCAATTGAGTCTATCTCAGTTACGGATAATTCAAAAATAGATAACCGTACTTACGGACAGGGGACTGCAGGTAAGATTATCCTAGATGCGGGTAACAGCATTCAGATCGATTCGGGAAGTAGAGCCAATAGCAGTTTAACAAGGATAGGTCAGGGCAAAGGCGGAAGTATTGAAATGACAACCGGAGTGTTTTCCCTAACCAATGGTGCTAAGTTGTTTGCTGATACAGATGGAAAAGGGAAGGCTGGCGATATAGTTATCAATGCCGAGCGGGTCGAATTGGTTGGTCCCGATAGTGCTATTTTTAACAGAGTACAACAAAACGCTGTAGGAGATGGTGGTGAAATTCGCATTAATACCAATTCGTTTGAAGCCAAAAATGGCGCTGGACTGTTTGCAGATATAAGCGGAAAGGGTGATGGTGCTGATGTCATTATTGATGCCAAAGAGCGAGTTTCCTTTGATGGCAGGGTAGGAAATAATAGTAGTGGTATTCTCAGCGTAGTGCAATCAACTGGTGTGGGCAATGGCGGAGACATCCGCATCAAGACCAAATTTCTAGAACTTACCAATGAAGCTACATTTAATAACAGTTTAACCAACAACAGTCAGGGTAAGGGTGGAAATATTGAAATAACAACCGGAGTGTTTTCTCTTACCAATAAAGGTCAACTGTTGGCTGATACAAATGGAATAGGGAATGCAGGTAATGTCATCATCAATGCCGATCGCGTTGAGTTGCTTGGTGATGGTAGTGCTATTTTTGACAGAGTAGAACCAAACGCCACAGGAAATGGTGGCGAAATCCGCATTACTACCAACTCCCTCGTAGCAAAAGATGGTGGCGGAGTGTTTGCATATGTCCGTGGAACGGGGGCTGGTGCCAATGTCATTATTGATGCCAAGGAGCGAGTCACCTTTGATGGCAGGGTAAAAAATAACAGTAGTGGTATTCTCAGCGTAGTGCAATCAGATGGTGTGGGCAATGGCGGAGATATCCGTGTTAAGACCAAATTGCTTGAACTGACTAATGGGGGTACATTGAATGCTTCTTCTGAAGGAAATGGATCTCCTGGTAACATTTATGTTGATGCTAGCGATCGCATCCTAATTCAAAGTTTTTCTAAAACGAACACGAGTGCTATTTTTAGCCTTGCAGAAGGAAATATAGAAAATAATATTTCAAACAAACTACAAGAGATTCAGATTAAAGCTCGGGAGCTTTCCCTCATTGAGAACGCTCAAATCAATGCCAGTACGGCGGGACAAAATTTAGCAGGTAATGTGAAGATAGACACTGAATCGCTTTCTGTGGCTGGTGGAGCAAAAATTCTTGCTGGAGTTAAAAGGGATGCACAAGGAACGGCTGGGAGTATTACAATTACATCCAAAACATTAACTGTTGAGAACCCAGATAGTGGAATAATAGTCAGTTCTCAAGGAGCAGGAAAAGCGGGCGATATTACAATTCAAGCAAATAGTTTGACACTTAACGATCGAGGAATCATTGCGGCAGACACGCGAAGCACGGAAGGTGGTAATATCACGCTAAATTTGCGAGATGTTTTGCGGCTGCGTCAACGCAGTGCAATTTCCACAAGCGCAGAAGGGACGCAATCTGGTGGAAACGGCGGTAACATCAACATAAATGTCCCTCTCATTGTTGCTTTTCCCGAAAATAATGATATTACTGCCAACGCTATAAGTGGCAGAGGAGGAAATGTCAGAATTAGGGCAAAAGGTTTGTTTGGAATCTCCCCCCTCAGTCGTACAGAGCTTGAGCGACGCTTAAATACGACAGATTCCAGTAAACTCAAACCAGGCGATCTACCAACAAGTGACATCACTGCCATTTCCCAACAGCAGCCAAAGTTAGACGGTACAGTACAGCTGAACACGCCAGATATTGACCCCAATCGGGGATTGGTAGAATTGCCAGAGGAAGTCATAGATCCGACACAACAAGTTGCTCAAAATCCCTGTCAGCGAGGAGTAGGGAGTACCTTTGTAGTTACCGGACGCAGTGGGTTACCACAAAGCCCAACCCAAGCTCTCAGCAGTCGCAATGCACGTATTAGTTTAATCGAGCCAGTTGCAAGTACCGCAACGTCTGCAACTCCAAGTCATTTCACTTCACCCTCTCCCACTCCAACTGTTCAACAGCTTATACCAGCCCAAGGATGGGTATTGAACAGCAAAGGTAAGGTGGTACTGACAGCTTATGACCATACGAGTACGGGTTCGCAACGTTCTTTACGAACCCGTACTGGGTGTATTGCACGTTGA
- a CDS encoding CHAT domain-containing protein — MLLKQLKLSKLHNFFIRIYRRRSLFLAALLFTLSTISPVIAKVSVPISIAQAQQEPKQLTQKASELYRNGKFEESATVWEQLANIFATQGDSLNQAMAFSNLSLTYQQFGQWNLAEKVLRDSLKILENQPDNQEKLKIYAQSLDIQGNLQSELGQLANALKSWQEATKIYSKLNEPDKLAQSKINQAQAMQDIGLYNSSCDTLLEVLAQEIDIQNCQKLRELSQQELEQKLTKVSKNSSLPILVGLRSLGELFRFQGQPEFAETILNTSINLAQKLNSPWEQAAVYLSMGNTLRDIAKGKKSRGEIQDYEQRALSYYNKAILLSPLLITRQQAQLNRLNLLLKSEEFQQAEQLWRSLEPQIMSLPPSRTGVYLQINFAHNFVELAQTGLFTKANSQLPTLNEVDRVLSRAVEQSRSLGDKRSEAYALGYRGNLYMTHSIQNLPQAEELTKQALRIASTFDSPDVSYQFFWQLGQIRRQRGDIKDAIAAYTKAYDALQSLRNDLVALNPEVQFSFQNTVEPVYRELVELDLEYAKSLKSTGKNRESQELLVQARNVIESLQLAELNNFFKEACVEEKSKQIDSIDRTAAVVYTIVLQNRLEVILSLPNQEQPTLSFHTYEFKPGEFEDTVDKVQRSLTDPNSIESDWRVYYKKLYDWLIQPIETELKNSKVTTLAFVLDADLRNLPMSILYDGEQYLLQKYAIALTPGLQLVDPKPIAKVDLKVFTAGLSKIREGFEPHKDFKALNYVERELEQIKQIGLSDRLILNEKFTSTQLKKEIFASRIPPLVHLATHGEFSSKASETFILAWDERISVKRLGDLLRDARLYQSRPIELLVLSACATASGDKRAALGLAGVAVRSGARSTIATLWPVVDQTTTQIMGEFYSQLEQAKKTNLSKAQALRKAQLAFIDKYEKYRHPHFWAPFVLVGNWQ, encoded by the coding sequence ATGCTTTTAAAGCAGCTTAAACTGAGTAAATTACACAATTTCTTCATAAGAATATACAGACGGCGCTCTCTTTTCCTTGCAGCCTTATTATTTACCCTCTCAACAATTTCACCTGTTATTGCCAAAGTTTCTGTACCCATCTCTATTGCTCAAGCTCAGCAAGAGCCCAAACAACTGACCCAAAAAGCCAGTGAATTATACCGCAATGGCAAATTTGAGGAATCTGCAACTGTCTGGGAACAATTAGCAAATATTTTTGCCACTCAAGGAGATAGTTTAAACCAAGCAATGGCTTTCAGCAATCTTTCTTTGACTTACCAACAGTTCGGACAGTGGAATCTTGCTGAAAAAGTACTTCGAGACAGCTTAAAAATTCTAGAAAATCAACCAGACAACCAGGAAAAATTAAAAATTTACGCTCAAAGTTTGGATATTCAAGGAAATTTACAAAGCGAATTAGGACAGTTAGCAAATGCTTTAAAATCTTGGCAAGAAGCTACAAAAATCTACAGCAAACTAAATGAGCCAGACAAGTTAGCCCAGAGCAAAATTAATCAGGCTCAAGCCATGCAAGATATTGGTCTTTATAATAGTTCTTGCGATACTTTACTAGAAGTGTTAGCTCAAGAAATTGATATTCAAAATTGCCAAAAATTAAGAGAACTGTCTCAACAAGAATTAGAGCAAAAACTGACAAAAGTCAGCAAGAATTCATCTTTACCAATACTAGTAGGCTTGAGAAGCCTGGGCGAACTGTTTCGATTCCAGGGTCAGCCAGAGTTCGCTGAAACTATCTTAAACACCAGCATAAACTTAGCACAAAAACTGAATTCTCCTTGGGAACAGGCTGCTGTCTATCTTAGTATGGGCAATACTTTAAGAGATATCGCAAAAGGCAAAAAATCTCGCGGTGAAATCCAGGATTACGAACAAAGGGCGCTCTCCTACTATAATAAGGCAATCCTTCTATCTCCATTGTTAATAACACGACAGCAAGCACAACTCAATCGACTTAATTTATTGTTAAAGTCTGAGGAATTTCAACAAGCAGAACAATTATGGCGATCGCTCGAACCTCAGATAATGAGCTTACCCCCGAGTCGAACGGGTGTTTACCTTCAAATCAACTTTGCTCATAACTTTGTGGAGTTAGCACAAACAGGTCTCTTCACAAAAGCGAATTCCCAACTTCCAACTTTAAACGAAGTCGATCGCGTCTTATCAAGAGCAGTCGAACAATCTAGAAGTTTGGGAGACAAAAGATCTGAAGCTTATGCATTGGGGTATCGTGGCAATTTGTACATGACTCACTCAATACAGAACTTACCTCAAGCTGAAGAACTAACAAAGCAAGCTCTGCGTATTGCTTCAACTTTTGATTCCCCAGACGTATCTTACCAGTTTTTCTGGCAGCTAGGACAGATACGTAGACAAAGAGGAGATATTAAAGATGCGATCGCAGCTTATACCAAAGCCTATGATGCTCTGCAATCATTACGGAACGATTTGGTAGCGCTCAATCCAGAAGTCCAATTTTCTTTTCAAAACACTGTAGAGCCAGTCTATCGTGAGTTAGTGGAGTTAGACCTAGAATACGCAAAATCTTTAAAAAGTACGGGGAAAAATCGAGAAAGTCAAGAACTTTTAGTTCAAGCCCGTAATGTCATAGAGTCATTGCAACTTGCTGAACTCAACAACTTTTTTAAAGAAGCTTGCGTAGAGGAAAAATCCAAACAAATTGATAGCATAGATCGGACAGCAGCAGTTGTTTATACAATTGTGTTACAAAACAGGTTGGAGGTTATTCTTAGCTTACCCAATCAAGAGCAACCCACTCTGAGCTTTCATACATACGAGTTTAAGCCGGGTGAATTTGAAGACACTGTAGACAAGGTACAACGTTCCCTCACAGATCCCAATAGTATCGAGTCAGATTGGCGAGTCTACTACAAAAAGTTGTATGACTGGCTCATTCAACCTATAGAGACGGAATTGAAAAACTCTAAAGTCACAACTTTAGCTTTTGTATTGGATGCAGATTTGCGAAATCTCCCCATGAGTATCCTTTATGATGGCGAGCAGTATCTGCTACAAAAGTATGCGATCGCCTTAACTCCAGGGTTGCAACTCGTCGATCCAAAACCAATTGCAAAAGTGGATTTAAAAGTCTTCACCGCAGGGCTCAGCAAAATCCGAGAGGGCTTCGAGCCACATAAAGACTTTAAAGCATTAAACTATGTAGAACGAGAACTCGAACAAATTAAGCAAATTGGTCTTTCAGACCGATTGATTCTTAACGAGAAATTCACCAGCACGCAGCTCAAAAAAGAAATTTTTGCTTCTCGTATTCCTCCCCTAGTCCATCTAGCCACGCATGGTGAGTTTAGCTCTAAAGCGAGCGAGACATTTATCCTTGCTTGGGATGAACGCATCAGTGTTAAACGCTTAGGTGACTTATTGCGAGACGCTCGTTTGTACCAGAGTAGACCCATCGAATTATTGGTTCTAAGTGCTTGTGCAACAGCTAGTGGAGATAAACGGGCTGCTTTAGGACTAGCAGGAGTCGCAGTCCGCTCTGGTGCTCGCAGCACCATAGCAACATTGTGGCCTGTTGTGGATCAAACGACAACTCAGATTATGGGTGAATTTTACAGCCAGTTAGAACAAGCCAAGAAGACAAATCTCAGTAAAGCTCAAGCTTTGAGAAAAGCACAACTGGCTTTTATTGATAAGTATGAAAAGTACAGACATCCTCACTTTTGGGCACCTTTTGTACTCGTTGGAAACTGGCAATAA
- a CDS encoding fasciclin domain-containing protein yields MIPQNLKNSIPKNWLKKLTAALAIAGASTAICVPVLAKFYPPSSLFQPSAYRNYPYRNSQKNIADTLTQEGKFADLVYELNKAQLLKTLKNGRYTVLAPTNEAFKALPKDVYQRYSQPENRLKVLKYHLVSGVISDEKLDGKEIPTLLEGQTVKVTVDEPNGTVKLNDAIGKPPSLEAQNGVVVEIDKVLLPPGF; encoded by the coding sequence ATGATTCCTCAAAATTTAAAGAACTCAATCCCCAAAAATTGGTTGAAAAAGTTGACCGCCGCGCTTGCGATCGCTGGTGCTAGTACCGCTATTTGTGTTCCTGTTTTGGCTAAATTTTATCCTCCATCGTCTCTTTTCCAACCTTCTGCTTATCGTAACTATCCTTACCGGAACTCCCAAAAAAATATTGCTGATACCCTGACTCAAGAAGGGAAATTTGCCGATCTTGTTTATGAATTAAACAAAGCTCAACTTCTGAAAACCCTCAAAAATGGTCGTTACACAGTTCTCGCTCCAACCAATGAAGCTTTCAAAGCTTTACCTAAAGATGTGTATCAGCGATACAGTCAGCCAGAAAATCGACTCAAAGTGCTGAAATATCATTTAGTTTCGGGGGTCATCTCTGATGAAAAGTTAGATGGTAAAGAAATACCAACTTTATTAGAAGGTCAAACAGTCAAAGTAACAGTCGATGAACCCAACGGAACAGTCAAGCTAAATGATGCGATCGGTAAACCACCATCCCTCGAAGCACAGAATGGTGTCGTTGTGGAAATTGATAAGGTACTTCTTCCTCCTGGATTTTAA
- a CDS encoding serine/threonine-protein kinase produces the protein MTEELLGGRYEIIRELARGGFGVTYLARDTLSTDPPCVVKKLNPQIADVEAAKRLFQREAHILNYLQQSQQIPKYINYVEECQNYYIVQEYIQGKSLDKLMDRRWSKEEVLNCLHEILSILKHLHQINIIHRDIKPSNIMRRDIDRKFVLIDFGAVKQLYPTDSFRQSYNQQLPPHTMIGTPGYAPAEQLEGRPGLNSDIYGLGMTAIHLLTGIEPKNIRRDRQTDKIVFPEGIEIDDFLANILTKMVDPSPDRRYQSVVEVLESLNAIALRQNGHSHNHSQNGSTPPIEFSTSPPLPSFFPQNNAITRQVSLHFALQLWYIPILLAVVGAIVITVELINPFIRPFYYAYRGNELLDIRQPEAALEQFENLIAMKPNSVEGWKGRGDVLLSLGRDSGALGSYDKALSLQPKNVKVLNNKGKVLYKFRRYKEALDMHEKALRIDSNDAEAWSGKGLAYMGLQQYREASDSFDKLRQIRPDEPKIWYEIGLATEQLQGPQFAREYYKEALESYNLLLRRQPKDLIAWTDQGTVLLKLNRPKDALASYQKALAIDENFYEALLGMGNVLFSMGTEKREEALSAFDRASKLRPQDYQVWYNRGIVLAQSFKDHQGALESFNKVIDLRNDFYPAWQSKGLALLELQRYNDALDAFNRAKDIEPKNPYIWANRGYVLEVLKRNQEARESYDKAVELGFPREQLQNLK, from the coding sequence ATGACCGAAGAATTATTGGGTGGACGCTACGAAATTATCAGGGAATTGGCACGAGGGGGTTTTGGTGTAACTTATTTAGCCAGAGATACTTTATCAACTGACCCTCCTTGTGTTGTCAAAAAACTAAATCCTCAAATTGCTGATGTTGAAGCAGCAAAGAGATTATTTCAAAGAGAAGCCCATATTCTTAACTATTTACAGCAAAGTCAACAGATCCCTAAATATATTAATTACGTCGAAGAATGTCAAAATTACTACATAGTTCAAGAGTATATACAGGGTAAATCATTGGATAAACTTATGGATCGGCGATGGTCCAAAGAGGAAGTTCTGAATTGTTTACACGAAATTTTATCAATCTTAAAACATCTTCATCAGATAAATATTATACATCGCGATATCAAACCTTCTAATATCATGAGAAGGGATATCGATCGCAAGTTTGTCTTAATTGACTTTGGTGCAGTCAAACAACTATACCCAACAGACTCATTTCGGCAATCATACAACCAGCAGTTACCACCTCATACTATGATTGGAACGCCGGGATATGCTCCTGCGGAACAGTTGGAGGGAAGACCCGGTTTAAATAGCGATATTTACGGCTTGGGGATGACAGCAATTCATCTGTTAACAGGAATCGAGCCAAAGAATATCAGGCGGGACAGACAAACAGACAAGATTGTATTTCCTGAAGGAATTGAGATCGATGATTTCTTAGCAAATATTTTAACCAAAATGGTAGACCCGAGTCCCGATCGTCGCTATCAATCTGTTGTTGAAGTTCTAGAGAGTTTGAATGCGATCGCGCTAAGACAAAACGGTCATTCTCACAATCATTCTCAAAATGGAAGCACACCACCAATCGAATTTTCAACTTCCCCACCCTTACCGTCATTTTTTCCTCAAAATAATGCTATAACTCGACAAGTCTCTTTACATTTCGCTTTACAGCTTTGGTACATTCCCATCTTATTAGCAGTGGTTGGAGCGATTGTCATCACTGTAGAATTGATTAACCCATTTATCCGACCCTTTTATTACGCATATCGAGGAAATGAGTTACTCGATATACGTCAACCTGAAGCAGCTTTAGAACAATTTGAAAACCTCATAGCAATGAAACCCAACTCAGTTGAAGGTTGGAAAGGTCGAGGTGATGTTCTTTTAAGCTTGGGGCGTGATTCAGGAGCCTTGGGGTCGTATGATAAAGCACTCTCTCTACAACCAAAGAATGTAAAAGTGCTCAACAATAAAGGTAAGGTTCTCTATAAATTTCGCAGGTATAAAGAAGCCTTAGATATGCACGAAAAAGCTCTGCGTATTGACTCTAACGATGCTGAAGCTTGGAGTGGTAAAGGCTTAGCTTATATGGGACTGCAACAGTATAGGGAAGCATCAGATTCCTTCGATAAACTCAGGCAAATTAGACCTGATGAGCCGAAAATTTGGTACGAAATAGGGTTGGCTACAGAACAGTTACAGGGACCGCAATTTGCAAGAGAATATTATAAAGAAGCGCTAGAATCTTATAATCTTTTGCTGAGAAGACAGCCAAAAGATTTAATTGCTTGGACCGACCAAGGAACTGTTTTACTAAAGTTAAATCGTCCCAAAGATGCACTGGCTTCTTATCAGAAAGCACTGGCAATTGATGAAAATTTTTATGAAGCTCTACTTGGTATGGGTAACGTACTTTTTTCTATGGGTACAGAAAAACGTGAAGAAGCCCTTTCCGCTTTCGATCGCGCCAGTAAACTCCGTCCGCAAGATTATCAAGTTTGGTACAATCGGGGTATTGTACTGGCTCAATCCTTTAAAGACCATCAAGGGGCATTAGAATCTTTTAATAAAGTTATTGATTTGAGGAATGATTTTTATCCTGCTTGGCAAAGCAAAGGACTAGCACTACTAGAGCTACAACGCTACAATGATGCACTAGACGCTTTTAACAGAGCCAAAGATATAGAACCTAAGAACCCTTATATTTGGGCTAATCGCGGGTATGTCTTAGAGGTGCTAAAGAGAAATCAAGAAGCTCGCGAGTCATATGACAAAGCAGTTGAATTAGGTTTTCCCCGCGAACAATTACAGAATTTGAAATAA